The Deltaproteobacteria bacterium DNA segment GGCAAATCGAGGCAAAACTAAGGACCCTATTAACCGCGAGAGCAAAATGTAATCTGATATAACTTCGCAAAAAACTGTAACTCATTACGAAAAAAACGATCTATCCTCCGCTGCCCTGCTTCCAGGGCAGTTGTTCAGAGGTTCCTTAAATTAGTAATAATTATACTTAATTATCTGTTCAGGTAGGGATAACTAATGCAAAGCAACTGCCACTAGTGCCAGCTCATCCGACTTCGGCCGTTTACGACCGCGAACGGGAGATCTTGGTAAGTTTTCTGGATCTTACCAATGGTCAGAGCGCTCAGACACGGTAAGAAAGTGGACATTCGGAGGAGCAGTCCGCACAATTGTCAAAGATTGCTTTTGACTACGGCAGTCGATAGTAGTTCAGCCATGGACGAACCGCAGAAGTTTGCTCGGGTCGTCATCCCCTCGCCACTCACTCAGCCGCTCACCTACAGAATTCCCGGCCCATTGGTCGATCGAACCGGACCAGGTTCGCGGGTGTTAATTCCCCTACGGAAGCGCACCATGACCGGCGTCGTGTGGGATATTCTTCATGAAAACCCGCTGTTTGAGGCAAAAGACATCATTGACGTACTGGATGACGCGGCGATCATCGACGACCAGCTGATTAAACTCGCGAACTGGATTGCCCAATACTATTTGGCGTCGCTCGGTGAAGTCCTAGCGACCATGCTGCCGCCGAAATCGCGCCGCGATAGCAAAAGAACCGTTACCCTCAAGGCTGGCGAGCCAGTGTCTATTGATGACGAACTCTGTCGATCGGTGCTCGCGGCACTGGCCCAGCACAAGGGTAAACTCGCCGTCAAAACCTTGCACCGTCAATTTCCCAGTCAAAATATTGACCGTGCCTTAGCGCGCTTGGAAGGGATCGGAACGGTCATTATCGACGATCATTTGGCCAAGCAACGACGCAAAAAAAACATTGTCATGCCGCAGCTCAACTCCGAAGCCGAGGCAGAAATAAGATTTACCCTGACCGAAGAACAGCAAACCGCCCTGCAGAGCATCGCTAAGAGCATCGAGCAAAATTATTTCGCAACCTTTTTGCTCCATGGCGTCACCGGCAGCGGCAAGACCGAAATCTACTTGCGCGCCATCGAACAGACCCAGGCGTTGGGCCGGCGCAGTTTGATTTTGATCCCGGAGATTTCTTTAACGCCGCAATTGCTCGATCGCGTCAACCGCCGCTATCCGGGAAAAGTCGGCGTGCTCCATAGCGCCTTGACCGGCGCGGAACGTTGGGCCCAGTGGTGGCAGATTCTGCGTGGCAATGTCGATGTCATCATCGGCGCCCGCTCGGCGGTATTCGCGCCGATCCCCAACCTGGGTCTGATTGTCGTCGACGAAGAACATGACACCTCCTACAAACAGGAAGACGGTCTGCGCTACAACGGACGGGATGTCGCCGTGGTGCGCGGCAAACTGTTGGGCTGCCCGGTCATTCTAGGTTCGGCCACACCAGCGCTGGAAAGCTACGAGAACAGCCGCCAGGGCCGGTATCAGTTGCTCGAAATCAACGAGCGCGTCGAGCAACGCGCCATGCCGCAAATTGAAACCATCGACCTGCGCACGCAGTTTGCCAAGACATTAGCGTCGACGAATGCGTCTACCGCCAGCCAAACAGTTAGGGTAAAACGCGCCGAGCGGCCGGTGATGACCGATCTGTTCATCAAATTGCTGCGCGAAAACCTCCTCGCCAAACATCAGACGTTGATTTTTTTAAACCGGCGCGGCTTCGCCAATTTTGTCCAATGCAGCCTCTGCGGTTTTCTCTGGCGCTGCCCTTATTGCAGCGTCACTCTGACGCTCCACTTGAAGCAAAAAATCATCTCCTGTCATCACTGCGATTACCGCCGGCCGATCACCAACCTCTGTCCTGAGTGTAAGAACGAATCGCTAAGCGCGGTGGGCGCTGGCACCGAACAGATCGAAGCCGCCCTGCGTGAACTCGTGCCCGATGCGCGCATCGCCCGGCTCGATCGCGACACCACCACCCAGCGCGGCTCCCAGGAAATGCTGATTCGCCAGTGGGGCAAAGGCGAGTTCGACATTTTAGTCGGCACCCAAATGATCACCAAAGGCCACGACGTCGCCGGCGTCACGCTGGTCGGCGCGTTGTCCGCCGACCTGTCGCTCAACTTGCCCGACTTCCGCGCCGCCGAACGGACGTTTCAGCTCTTGAGTCAAGTCGCCGGCCGGTCGGGTCGAGGCGACGATCCCGGCCGCGTGATCATCCAAACCTACACACCGGATCATTATGTAATGCAGTTTCTAGTCAGTAACGACTACAAAGGTTTTTTCAATGCCGAGAGCGAGTTTCGCCGCATGTTGAATTATCCGCCCTACGGCCGGCTGATCAGTTTGCGCCTGGACGGACCTAAAGCGGCAGAAGTGGAGAGCCAAGCCCAAGCGGTGGCCGCAGCGCTTCGACAGCTTCAAAACAGCACGGAGAAGTTTCGCGACCAGATCGAAGTGCTCGGCCCGGCGCCGGCGCCGATTGAAAAACTGCGCAATCGCATTCGGTGGCAACTCTTGCTCAAAGGCAAACAAAGCGCGGCGCTGCTCGATTTCGCCCGTCAAGGGCGCCAGCTGGTAGCCAAATCGCGCAGCGTGCGCCTCCACATTGATGTCGATCCCTACAGTATGTTATGAATTTTTCGTTATGGCGATTTTGGAAATCCTCAAATTCCCGGCGCCCGTGCTGAACCGAATCGCCGCGCCGGTCAAGAACATCAACTCGAAAACCGCCCAGCTGGTGAGCGACATGCTCGACACCATGTATGCCGCGCCGGGCGTCGGACTCGCCGCGCCCCAGGTGGGGGCATCCCAACGGGTGATTGTTTTGGACGTCGACCACGACAATCCCGGCAGGCTCACCTACAAGCTGATCAATCCCGTGATCACCCACAGCGAAGGCGAAGTCATCTGGGAAGAAGGCTGCTTGAGCGTCGTCGACTTCACCGCTGAGGTCAAACGCGCCGCCCAGGTGCAAGTCACCGCCTTCGACATCGACGAAAAAGAAATAAAGATTGATGCTGAAGGCTTACTCGCCGTCGCGCTTCAACATGAGATCGATCACCTCGACGGTAAACTTTTTATCGACCGCATCAGCCGCCTGAAGCGCGATCTCTACGCTCGGCGGCGAAAAAAAATGCTGCGCAGCGGCACCGAGCCGCCGAAAGAAAATCCGCGCGTGATGATCTAGGCCGCGCGCCGCGATCTTGATTGAACCAGCCGCGAATTCCCAATTCCAAGAGCACCTAATGGCAACGCCCTGGCGGATTGTTTTCATGGGCACGCCGCAAGTGGCGGCGGCCACTCTCGATCAATTGATCCAAGGCCCAGATCCGGTGGTCGGCGTGGTCACCCAACCGGACCGGCCGTCGGGCCGCGGCCAGCAAACTAATCCTTCGCCGGTGCGCAAAACCGCTGAAGCGCATAACCTTCCGGTCATCGCCGCGGAAAAAATCCGTACGCCAGAATTTCTCGAAGCGTTGCGACAATGGCAGCCGGACATTATCGTTGTCGTCGCCTACGGCAGAATCCTGCCGAAAACTATTTTACAATTGCCGTCCCAAGGTTGTTTGAACGTGCACTACTCGCTGTTGCCCAAATACCGCGGCGCCGCGCCGGCCGCCTGGACGATCATTAAGGGCGAGAGCGAAGCCGGCGTGACCACCATGAAGCTGGTGGAAGCAATGGACGCCGGTGACATTTATCTGCAGCAAGCGGTTGCCTTGGCTGGCGATGAAACCACCGGCTCGCTGCAAGCGAAGCTGACACCCATCGGTGCCGCGTTGCTTTTAGAGACGCTGCGCCAACTCAAAGACGGGACATTGCTAATGCGCCCGCAAGATTCGAGCGCGGCGACACTGGCGCCGATTCTCAAGAAAGAACACGGCTTGATTGACTGGAACAAGTCGGCGCTCGAAATCGAGCGGCGCGTACGCGGTCTCGATCCCTGGCCTGGCAGTTTTACCCACGTCGGCGACAAATTGCTAAAAATTCATCGAACCAAGACTATTTCCACAGAGCGAAACGGTCAGCCCGGTGAAGTGATCCGCGCCGACGCCGGCGGTTTCTGGATCGCCACGGCGGCCGGCGTCATTGAGCTTGACGAAGTGCAGTTGGAAAATAAAAAACGGCTGGCCGGCAGCGAGTTCATCAAAGGCGCGAGGGTAAAACTCGGTGACCGCCTCCAATGAAGTAAAAACCGTCCGCCACCTCGCCAGCGAGATCCTCTTCAAAGTCGACACGCAAAAAGCCTACGCCGACATTCTGCTTGACGGCGCGCTGACGGCGAGCCATCTAAGCGACCGCGACCGCGCGCTCTTGACCGAGCTTACCTACGGCACGCTCCGTTGGCGCGGCAACATCGACGCGCGCTTGGGCGCAAAGTTGCGCCGGTCATTGGCCGCCACCGACGGCTTCATTCGCAATCTCCTGCGCGTCACGGTCTATCAATTATTTTTCCTCGATCGGATTCCCGATTACGCCGCGGTGAACGAAGCCGTCGAACTGGCAAAAAGCCAACGCGGCGGCAATACCGCCGGCTTCGTCAACGGCGTGCTGCGCAATTTGCTGCGGCAAAAAAATCTCGCCGCGCCAGCATTGATGACCGATGCTTCTAGCGCCGCCCTGGCGGCGGAACTGTCCCATCCAGAATGGCTCGTACAACGTTGGCTCGCTGAGTTCGGCGCGAGCGAAGCCGCCGCGCTCATGCGCGCCAACAACGAACGTGCGCCGCTGGTTCTGCGCGTGAACCGAATTAAATGCCGCCGCGAGGAATTGCTTAAACGCTTGTGCGACGACGGCATCGCCGCGCAGGCGACGCCGCTGTCACCCCAGGGAATTGTCGTCGAATCCGCCGGCAGCGTGGAAAATCTTCCCGGCTTCGCCGAAGGGCTGTTTCAAATCCAAGGCGAGTCGTCGCAATTGATCCCATACCTGCTCGCGCCGGCGGCGGGCGAACGGATTCTCGACGCCTGCGCGGCGCCGGGCGGTAAATCGACCCATATCGCGGAATTGATGGACGACCGCGGCCAAGTGATCGCGCTCGACAACGCGCCTCGCGCCATCAAACGGATCCGCGAAAACATCGCCCGGCTAAACCTGTCGTCGATTCAAATCAGCCGCGCCGATGCCACCGAAGAATTAACGATTGAGTTAAGCGCGCCCTATGACCGCATCCTAGTCGACGCGCCGTGCAGCGGCCTCGGCACGTTGCGCTCCCATCCGGAGATCAAATGGCAGCGCCAAGCAAGCGACATCCAGCGCTTGAGTCAACTGCAAGCGAGAATTCTTGATCGTGTTGCCGTCTATCTCAAACCCGGCGGCGTGCTAGTTTATTCAACCTGCACTCTCACCCGCGACGAAAACGAGCAGCGGGTCGATGGCTTTCTCGCGACGCACAAAGAGTTTGAGTTAGAAGAAGCCGCGCGTTATCTTCCGCCATCGGCGCAAGCCATGGTGCGCGGAAAATATTTTCAAGCGTTGCCACAGCGCGACAACACCGACGGCTTTTTCGCCGCGCGCATGAGAAAGGAAAGTTGAATGCCATGATGAAAATCGCTCCGTCGATTCTCTCCGCCGACTTTAGCCGGCTCAAAGATGAAATTCAGGCGGTGGAAGCCGCCGGCGCTGACTGGATCCACGTCGATGTCATGGACGGCCACTTCGTGCCCAACATCACCATCGGCCCGGTGGTGGTCGAATGGGTGCGCAAGGTGACGACGGTTGCCGTCGATGTCCATCTGATGATTACCGATCCCGACAAATACGCGCCGGAATTTATCAAAGCCGGAGCCGACTGGATCTCGATCCATCCCGACACCTGCGCCAATCCCAACGCGACATTGAAAAAACTTCACGAGCTCGGCGCAAAAACCTCCATCGCTGTCAACCCCGACGTGCCGCTCAGTCGAGTCGCAAACTGCTTCGCCGACATCGACATGTTGTTAATGATGACCGTCTTCCCCGGCTTCGGCGGCCAAGCTTTCATCCCTGATGTTTTAGGGAAAATCAGCGAAGCGAGAACTCTGATCGCCGCGGGCAACCGGCCGATCCTGATCGAAGTCGATGGCGGCATCAAAACCGACAACATCGCCCAAGTCGTCCAAGCCGGCGGCGAAGTGATCGTGTCAGGTTCGGGAATCTTTAAGACGCAAAACTATTCGGACACCATCCGTCAGATGCGGCAGGCGGTGGCTTAGCCCCACCACGCCCCCCGCCACCAATTCAAAATTCCAGATTCCAAAGGGCTCTTCGGCAATCTGGAATATGGAATTTGTAATCTGGAATCGCTTCACTCCGCGAGGCAGTTGTTTTCTCCCCGCGGTGTGTTAGTTTGTCGGCGTCGGGGCGTGGCTCAGCTTGGTAGAGCGCACGGTTCGGGTCCGTGAAGTCGGTGGTTCAAATCCACTCGCCCCGACCAATTTTCTTCTTCTCGCTAAATAATTCTCAA contains these protein-coding regions:
- the priA gene encoding primosomal protein N' — translated: MVRALRHGKKVDIRRSSPHNCQRLLLTTAVDSSSAMDEPQKFARVVIPSPLTQPLTYRIPGPLVDRTGPGSRVLIPLRKRTMTGVVWDILHENPLFEAKDIIDVLDDAAIIDDQLIKLANWIAQYYLASLGEVLATMLPPKSRRDSKRTVTLKAGEPVSIDDELCRSVLAALAQHKGKLAVKTLHRQFPSQNIDRALARLEGIGTVIIDDHLAKQRRKKNIVMPQLNSEAEAEIRFTLTEEQQTALQSIAKSIEQNYFATFLLHGVTGSGKTEIYLRAIEQTQALGRRSLILIPEISLTPQLLDRVNRRYPGKVGVLHSALTGAERWAQWWQILRGNVDVIIGARSAVFAPIPNLGLIVVDEEHDTSYKQEDGLRYNGRDVAVVRGKLLGCPVILGSATPALESYENSRQGRYQLLEINERVEQRAMPQIETIDLRTQFAKTLASTNASTASQTVRVKRAERPVMTDLFIKLLRENLLAKHQTLIFLNRRGFANFVQCSLCGFLWRCPYCSVTLTLHLKQKIISCHHCDYRRPITNLCPECKNESLSAVGAGTEQIEAALRELVPDARIARLDRDTTTQRGSQEMLIRQWGKGEFDILVGTQMITKGHDVAGVTLVGALSADLSLNLPDFRAAERTFQLLSQVAGRSGRGDDPGRVIIQTYTPDHYVMQFLVSNDYKGFFNAESEFRRMLNYPPYGRLISLRLDGPKAAEVESQAQAVAAALRQLQNSTEKFRDQIEVLGPAPAPIEKLRNRIRWQLLLKGKQSAALLDFARQGRQLVAKSRSVRLHIDVDPYSML
- the def gene encoding peptide deformylase, with the translated sequence MAILEILKFPAPVLNRIAAPVKNINSKTAQLVSDMLDTMYAAPGVGLAAPQVGASQRVIVLDVDHDNPGRLTYKLINPVITHSEGEVIWEEGCLSVVDFTAEVKRAAQVQVTAFDIDEKEIKIDAEGLLAVALQHEIDHLDGKLFIDRISRLKRDLYARRRKKMLRSGTEPPKENPRVMI
- a CDS encoding methionyl-tRNA formyltransferase, producing the protein MATPWRIVFMGTPQVAAATLDQLIQGPDPVVGVVTQPDRPSGRGQQTNPSPVRKTAEAHNLPVIAAEKIRTPEFLEALRQWQPDIIVVVAYGRILPKTILQLPSQGCLNVHYSLLPKYRGAAPAAWTIIKGESEAGVTTMKLVEAMDAGDIYLQQAVALAGDETTGSLQAKLTPIGAALLLETLRQLKDGTLLMRPQDSSAATLAPILKKEHGLIDWNKSALEIERRVRGLDPWPGSFTHVGDKLLKIHRTKTISTERNGQPGEVIRADAGGFWIATAAGVIELDEVQLENKKRLAGSEFIKGARVKLGDRLQ
- the rsmB gene encoding 16S rRNA (cytosine(967)-C(5))-methyltransferase RsmB — encoded protein: MTASNEVKTVRHLASEILFKVDTQKAYADILLDGALTASHLSDRDRALLTELTYGTLRWRGNIDARLGAKLRRSLAATDGFIRNLLRVTVYQLFFLDRIPDYAAVNEAVELAKSQRGGNTAGFVNGVLRNLLRQKNLAAPALMTDASSAALAAELSHPEWLVQRWLAEFGASEAAALMRANNERAPLVLRVNRIKCRREELLKRLCDDGIAAQATPLSPQGIVVESAGSVENLPGFAEGLFQIQGESSQLIPYLLAPAAGERILDACAAPGGKSTHIAELMDDRGQVIALDNAPRAIKRIRENIARLNLSSIQISRADATEELTIELSAPYDRILVDAPCSGLGTLRSHPEIKWQRQASDIQRLSQLQARILDRVAVYLKPGGVLVYSTCTLTRDENEQRVDGFLATHKEFELEEAARYLPPSAQAMVRGKYFQALPQRDNTDGFFAARMRKES
- a CDS encoding ribulose-phosphate 3-epimerase produces the protein MMKIAPSILSADFSRLKDEIQAVEAAGADWIHVDVMDGHFVPNITIGPVVVEWVRKVTTVAVDVHLMITDPDKYAPEFIKAGADWISIHPDTCANPNATLKKLHELGAKTSIAVNPDVPLSRVANCFADIDMLLMMTVFPGFGGQAFIPDVLGKISEARTLIAAGNRPILIEVDGGIKTDNIAQVVQAGGEVIVSGSGIFKTQNYSDTIRQMRQAVA